In a single window of the Dysgonomonas mossii genome:
- a CDS encoding DUF3316 domain-containing protein, whose amino-acid sequence MMIRRRKNKYIFLLFLSVCVFINLQAQNLVDKTHALDSVEIEGYAPQKRTIVIDDSSLGVPIPLRTNNALSVSIGSANMYDTYLSPLEYKGFSIHLMYEQMRRTTWFDYKFYKQQIFELDLSKGDNPAKNVSEYWALLSYRIGGHYMVYNTDNFRLGLGGLWDINGGVLYNERNGNNPASARAYSNLNLSVTASYKFKWGAVRWQIDSPFMGILFSPKYGQSYYEISLGNSVGLVNFASYHNQRALRNYISMDIPINKYTIRVGYMGSWYQTKVNEIQTHQYTNSFVIGFPIEGVKKPKEKARIDYWNGK is encoded by the coding sequence ATGATGATAAGGAGGAGGAAGAATAAATATATATTTCTATTATTTCTGAGTGTATGCGTTTTTATTAATTTACAAGCTCAAAACCTTGTTGATAAAACACATGCTCTTGATTCAGTAGAAATTGAAGGTTATGCCCCTCAAAAGAGAACGATAGTTATCGATGATTCCTCTTTAGGGGTTCCTATACCGTTAAGAACGAACAACGCCCTATCGGTCTCTATCGGCTCTGCTAACATGTACGATACATACCTATCGCCATTAGAGTATAAGGGTTTCTCTATTCATTTGATGTATGAGCAGATGCGCCGTACGACGTGGTTCGATTATAAGTTCTATAAACAGCAGATATTCGAACTGGATCTTTCGAAAGGAGATAATCCCGCAAAAAATGTATCGGAATACTGGGCACTTCTTAGCTACAGGATAGGAGGTCATTATATGGTTTATAATACCGACAACTTCCGTCTCGGGCTAGGAGGACTATGGGATATAAATGGCGGTGTATTGTACAATGAACGAAATGGAAATAATCCGGCTTCTGCCCGTGCATATTCCAATCTCAATCTGTCTGTTACCGCCTCTTATAAATTCAAATGGGGTGCTGTGCGCTGGCAAATAGATTCTCCATTTATGGGAATATTGTTCTCTCCTAAATACGGACAATCGTACTACGAGATTTCGTTAGGCAACTCTGTCGGACTTGTCAATTTCGCATCCTATCACAATCAACGAGCATTGCGCAACTACATATCGATGGATATCCCAATAAACAAATATACAATCAGAGTGGGGTATATGGGCTCATGGTATCAGACAAAAGTAAATGAGATACAAACGCATCAGTATACAAACAGCTTTGTGATTGGATTCCCTATAGAAGGGGTAAAGAAACCAAAAGAAAAAGCCCGCATCGACTATTGGAATGGGAAATAA
- a CDS encoding RNA methyltransferase: protein MSLSKNKLKYIRSLKEKKYRAEFGTFVAEGHKMVSDLLPFIKCQLLVATPEFLRSADVANAEEVIEVNDSELAQASFLQNPQQVLAVFYQSENVADIKIDDELVLALDGIQDPGNMGTIIRLADWYGIHHIFCSQDTVDVYNPKVVQATMGALARVNIHYTDLSDFLTRNKHLPVYGTFLDGENMYEKKITSDGIIVMGNEGNGIRPEIERLITEKLYIPNYPVGNPTSESLNVAIATAIICAEFRRRNL, encoded by the coding sequence ATGAGTTTAAGCAAAAATAAGCTGAAATATATTCGCTCTTTGAAAGAGAAGAAATATCGTGCCGAGTTCGGAACTTTTGTCGCTGAAGGTCATAAGATGGTAAGCGATTTACTGCCATTTATAAAATGTCAGTTACTCGTTGCTACTCCCGAATTCTTGAGATCGGCTGATGTGGCGAATGCCGAAGAAGTAATAGAAGTGAATGATAGTGAGCTGGCTCAAGCGAGTTTTTTACAAAACCCTCAACAGGTATTAGCTGTCTTCTACCAATCAGAAAATGTAGCTGATATAAAGATTGATGATGAGCTGGTTTTGGCATTGGATGGTATTCAAGACCCCGGCAATATGGGTACAATCATACGCTTGGCTGATTGGTATGGCATTCATCATATATTTTGCTCGCAAGATACTGTTGATGTCTACAATCCGAAGGTGGTACAAGCTACAATGGGGGCTTTAGCGAGGGTTAATATTCATTATACAGACTTGTCAGATTTTTTGACTCGGAATAAACATTTGCCTGTGTACGGAACTTTTCTCGATGGAGAAAATATGTACGAAAAAAAGATTACATCAGATGGAATTATTGTTATGGGAAATGAAGGCAATGGAATCCGTCCTGAAATAGAAAGATTGATTACCGAGAAACTGTATATACCAAACTACCCTGTAGGTAATCCCACATCGGAGTCGTTAAATGTAGCTATAGCTACAGCAATTATTTGCGCTGAATTCAGAAGGAGAAATTTGTAG
- a CDS encoding VOC family protein translates to MKLHHAAIWVTDLEKEKEYYVKHFGAQANQLYENKTTGFRSYFLSFESGGQLEIMHRTDIPDNANDVVGTQHKGLIHLAFVVDSIEEVDKKAEELKNAGYQILRGPRQTGDGYYEFETLDPEGNRLEVMF, encoded by the coding sequence ATGAAACTTCACCATGCTGCAATTTGGGTTACAGACCTTGAAAAAGAAAAGGAGTATTATGTTAAACATTTTGGAGCCCAAGCGAATCAACTGTACGAAAATAAAACCACAGGATTCAGAAGCTATTTTTTAAGTTTCGAATCAGGCGGGCAATTAGAAATAATGCACAGAACGGATATTCCTGATAATGCAAATGATGTTGTGGGAACCCAGCACAAAGGACTTATTCATTTGGCGTTTGTTGTTGATTCTATAGAAGAGGTGGATAAGAAAGCTGAGGAACTAAAGAATGCGGGATATCAGATATTAAGAGGTCCTCGGCAAACAGGCGATGGCTATTATGAGTTTGAAACGCTAGATCCTGAAGGAAATAGGTTAGAGGTAATGTTTTAG
- a CDS encoding pyridoxamine 5'-phosphate oxidase family protein, whose product MFREVRRQNRILEDKARISELLKTSEYGFLSLGTSENGYGYGIPISYVYDEEANTLYFHCAPEGQKLDLINQNNKVSFCVVGVTKPIAEQFTTLYESVISYGKADINLSDEEKRKALRLLVNKYSKGFEEIGEKYIDKSWSRTATFKIEIEHITAKAKYSPH is encoded by the coding sequence ATGTTCAGAGAAGTAAGAAGACAAAACAGAATACTTGAAGATAAAGCTCGCATAAGCGAACTATTAAAGACTTCAGAATACGGATTTCTTAGCTTAGGAACATCCGAGAATGGATATGGCTATGGCATCCCAATCAGTTATGTTTATGATGAAGAAGCCAATACTCTTTATTTTCATTGTGCTCCTGAAGGTCAAAAACTAGACCTGATAAACCAAAACAATAAGGTATCATTTTGTGTAGTAGGTGTAACAAAACCCATTGCCGAACAATTCACTACCTTATACGAAAGTGTTATATCCTACGGTAAAGCTGATATAAATCTATCTGATGAAGAAAAACGAAAAGCTCTCAGACTATTGGTAAATAAATATTCAAAAGGCTTTGAAGAAATAGGAGAAAAATACATAGACAAATCGTGGAGCCGTACAGCTACATTCAAAATAGAAATAGAACACATAACAGCCAAAGCAAAATATAGTCCACATTGA
- a CDS encoding GDSL-type esterase/lipase family protein: MSSSNNSYFGKAILFIVLSVGFFLLCKQLLPNRLFPENKITTENIVVDSLMLNAINDTTAIDDSPHIAKADSTNTTDSLNIQPEEIDEAINPSLNADGYQNLKRFYEKLHQLEANKSGKVRIAYFGDSMNDGDYIVQDVRSEFQKNYGGHGVGFVSISSLSAASRGSISHQVSKEWIVQSFIKVKKPTRPFGIDGQVFFTRGSGSNYWVKYKAQAQPYSTALYNPILLYGSSNNANASITIRADKDSISTKKLTPSHLLNTLPLTSSSVKSLQVTFAHADSIPIYGFSFDDGQGVHVDNFSMRGNSGLPLSILNPSLMNAFDKVLGYDLIVLQYGTNVLGYGTLNYSWYEKNMTTVVNNLHQCFPNADILIISTADKASKIEQEMKTDPAVVPLAKAQRNYARKTGSGYINLYELMGGNGSMVKWVDEYHLANKDYTHFNASGSKKIAKLLYDEINKGYLKYKQHKTETEIKK, encoded by the coding sequence GTGAGTTCATCTAATAATTCTTACTTCGGAAAAGCAATCTTGTTTATTGTTTTATCCGTAGGCTTCTTTTTACTCTGTAAACAGTTGCTTCCCAACCGCTTATTCCCCGAGAATAAAATAACAACCGAAAATATTGTTGTAGACAGCCTGATGCTGAATGCAATCAATGATACTACAGCCATTGACGATTCTCCACATATAGCCAAGGCTGACAGCACAAATACAACAGACAGCTTAAACATCCAGCCCGAAGAAATAGATGAGGCTATAAACCCCTCGCTTAATGCAGATGGTTATCAAAATCTAAAACGATTTTATGAAAAGCTGCATCAGCTGGAAGCAAATAAGTCAGGCAAAGTAAGAATAGCCTATTTCGGCGATTCTATGAACGACGGCGATTATATTGTACAAGACGTCAGAAGTGAATTCCAGAAAAACTATGGAGGGCACGGAGTCGGTTTTGTTTCTATATCATCTCTTTCTGCTGCTTCACGGGGATCTATCTCACACCAAGTTTCAAAAGAATGGATTGTACAATCTTTTATAAAAGTAAAGAAACCAACCAGACCATTTGGGATAGATGGACAGGTATTCTTTACACGTGGTTCAGGCTCTAATTATTGGGTAAAATATAAAGCTCAGGCTCAACCCTATTCAACTGCATTATATAATCCTATACTTCTATATGGTAGTTCTAATAATGCAAATGCGTCTATTACGATTCGTGCAGACAAAGACTCGATATCTACCAAAAAGCTTACCCCTTCACATTTACTCAATACGCTGCCACTTACATCTTCAAGTGTAAAGTCTTTGCAGGTTACATTTGCCCATGCCGATTCTATTCCTATTTACGGATTCAGTTTCGACGACGGACAGGGAGTACATGTCGATAATTTTTCCATGCGTGGCAACTCCGGTCTTCCACTTTCTATACTCAATCCATCGCTAATGAATGCGTTCGATAAAGTTTTAGGGTACGACCTCATTGTTCTTCAATACGGAACGAATGTATTGGGCTATGGTACTCTAAATTATAGTTGGTATGAAAAAAACATGACAACGGTTGTAAACAACCTACATCAATGTTTCCCGAATGCTGACATACTGATTATTTCCACAGCGGATAAGGCAAGCAAAATTGAACAAGAAATGAAAACAGATCCGGCAGTAGTTCCGTTGGCAAAAGCACAAAGGAACTATGCACGCAAAACAGGATCGGGCTATATAAACCTGTATGAATTAATGGGTGGCAATGGATCGATGGTAAAATGGGTCGATGAATATCATTTGGCAAATAAAGACTATACCCACTTTAATGCGTCGGGTTCGAAAAAGATAGCCAAACTGCTTTATGACGAGATTAATAAAGGCTACCTGAAATACAAACAACATAAGACCGAAACAGAGATTAAGAAATGA
- a CDS encoding MBOAT family O-acyltransferase produces the protein MISNIFESIRDFYLPDFLEKVINDIGPYFIYDPSRPLLFNSAFFLGFFLVFYMVYVASKKHDHFRKVYLIAFSLYFYYLAGGNTMDINLFGFHFPLNYFVLLVICAVATHWLAVKMHESEKTGTRKLFLTLIIVGNLLMLAYFKYTNFLIDNINAIFNGNFALHNIILPIGISFFVFEAISYAVDLYRKQMKPADSLLDFCFYITFFPKLVAGPIIRAKDFLPQMKNKLHLTKEDASAAIFLILIGLIKKAIISDYISTNFVDRVFDSPMSYTAFENLMAVYGYTLQIYCDFSGYSDIAIGLSLLMGFTIPPNFLTPYKSQSVTEFWRRWHISLSSWLRDYLYISMGGNRKGKIRTYFNLFMTMLIGGLWHGASWKFVIWGGLHGTMLAIERFFKQFIKIPDNRLTRIICILLTFHFVAFCWIFFRAGSFELAGSVISNIGKLTFAPNEWLVIIEGYRNVFILLIVGYIMHFLPEKLVNNIKAGFDSIPLFGKAAFAGLIFWMIFATASSGPQPFIYFQF, from the coding sequence ATGATAAGTAATATATTTGAAAGCATAAGAGATTTCTACTTACCTGATTTTTTAGAAAAGGTAATCAACGATATAGGACCATATTTTATTTACGACCCGTCGCGACCGCTCCTGTTCAATAGTGCCTTCTTTCTTGGGTTCTTCCTTGTCTTCTATATGGTATATGTAGCCAGTAAGAAACACGACCATTTCAGAAAAGTATACCTTATCGCTTTTTCTCTTTACTTCTACTATCTGGCAGGGGGAAATACGATGGATATAAATCTTTTCGGATTTCATTTTCCGCTCAACTATTTTGTACTGCTGGTTATCTGCGCTGTAGCAACACACTGGCTAGCTGTAAAAATGCATGAGTCAGAGAAAACGGGAACACGAAAATTATTCTTGACACTTATTATTGTCGGTAACTTATTGATGTTAGCATACTTTAAGTATACGAATTTCCTTATCGATAATATCAATGCCATTTTCAATGGAAACTTTGCATTACATAATATTATATTACCAATCGGTATATCATTTTTTGTATTCGAAGCGATAAGTTACGCTGTAGATTTGTATCGCAAGCAAATGAAACCGGCCGACTCCCTTTTGGATTTCTGTTTTTATATAACTTTCTTTCCGAAACTGGTAGCAGGGCCTATTATACGAGCGAAAGATTTTCTACCGCAGATGAAAAACAAACTGCATCTGACCAAAGAAGACGCAAGTGCTGCTATATTCCTTATACTTATCGGTTTGATAAAGAAGGCGATTATATCAGATTATATCTCTACCAACTTTGTTGATCGGGTGTTCGATTCACCAATGAGCTATACTGCATTCGAGAACCTTATGGCTGTATATGGATATACGCTTCAAATATATTGTGACTTTTCGGGCTATTCAGATATTGCGATTGGCCTATCCCTGTTGATGGGATTCACAATACCGCCTAACTTTTTAACGCCATATAAATCCCAATCAGTCACCGAATTCTGGCGTCGCTGGCATATATCCCTATCCTCTTGGTTGCGGGACTATCTGTATATTTCGATGGGAGGTAATCGTAAAGGCAAGATTAGAACTTATTTCAACTTATTCATGACAATGCTGATAGGAGGATTATGGCATGGTGCATCGTGGAAATTTGTTATTTGGGGCGGATTGCATGGAACAATGCTGGCAATAGAGCGATTTTTTAAGCAATTTATAAAAATACCTGACAACCGCTTGACTCGCATAATCTGTATCTTACTAACTTTTCACTTCGTAGCATTTTGTTGGATATTCTTCCGTGCCGGAAGTTTCGAATTGGCAGGAAGCGTTATTTCAAATATTGGTAAACTAACATTTGCTCCGAACGAATGGCTGGTTATTATAGAAGGATACAGAAATGTATTTATCTTACTGATTGTTGGATATATTATGCACTTCTTACCCGAGAAACTTGTTAATAATATAAAAGCGGGCTTCGACTCTATCCCGTTATTCGGGAAAGCTGCTTTTGCAGGTCTTATCTTTTGGATGATATTTGCAACAGCCTCTAGCGGGCCACAACCATTTATTTATTTCCAATTCTAA
- a CDS encoding LysM peptidoglycan-binding domain-containing protein yields MIFLKKIRTICLFTLFLFYPLTFFYSSTKDARRVKDIKNNVFANQELLNPIFNKLYNLEKSKKGKINIVHIGDSHIQADFFTNAIRSELQSKFGNGGYGFTFPYSLVKTNGTRNVRYSSNASWQSLRNVLPIADVGVGLSGIALYTSSNDFVLQLYTEEGYEFTNVKVIYPDKESHYRMSISADPLEVTGAAPTGSTSGTSIKYHKVKKGETLSSISRKYRVTVAQVKKANGMKSNTIRLNQSLKIPTKTTAKPVQVKSRETNLDTENLKFVNMLSKPYYSSYTSDSAINRITLVPDGKTAMYNLNGFVIENNEPGVVYHTIGVNGAKMTDYIKYPLFFKQLPILEPDLIILSFGTNESFGKMSDTEYIFQLNEFINNIKAYCKNATILVMTPPPSMFRKGRQNTFVADYSVALMGINYLPVWDLYSRMSGDSAIRPRGDYASMIARDKVHYTTGGYEAQGQLFISDFLDAYNNYKSKYDK; encoded by the coding sequence ATGATATTTTTGAAAAAAATACGGACAATCTGTTTATTTACATTATTCTTATTCTACCCTCTTACATTTTTCTATTCTTCAACGAAAGATGCGAGAAGAGTTAAGGACATAAAGAATAATGTTTTTGCAAATCAGGAATTATTAAATCCGATCTTCAATAAGTTATACAACTTGGAGAAAAGCAAAAAAGGGAAAATTAATATTGTCCACATAGGTGACTCTCATATTCAGGCTGATTTTTTCACGAATGCCATAAGAAGCGAACTACAGTCCAAATTCGGAAACGGAGGATATGGCTTTACTTTTCCTTATAGTCTGGTAAAAACAAACGGAACCCGAAATGTAAGATACAGCAGCAATGCCTCTTGGCAGAGCCTTAGGAATGTACTACCGATAGCAGATGTGGGCGTAGGGCTTAGCGGAATTGCATTATATACTTCTTCTAACGACTTCGTATTGCAGCTATATACAGAAGAAGGATATGAGTTTACCAATGTTAAAGTAATATATCCGGATAAAGAGTCTCATTATAGAATGAGCATATCGGCCGACCCTCTTGAAGTAACCGGAGCAGCGCCAACAGGCTCAACGTCGGGCACAAGCATTAAATATCACAAGGTAAAAAAAGGAGAAACACTGTCTTCCATAAGCAGGAAATACAGAGTAACAGTTGCTCAGGTAAAAAAAGCAAATGGAATGAAATCGAATACAATCCGATTGAACCAATCGCTTAAGATACCAACGAAAACTACAGCCAAGCCTGTTCAGGTTAAATCGAGGGAAACCAATTTGGATACGGAGAATCTGAAATTTGTGAATATGTTATCCAAGCCATATTACTCATCGTATACCAGTGATTCAGCCATAAACAGGATTACCCTTGTACCCGATGGTAAAACGGCGATGTACAACCTCAACGGATTTGTAATAGAAAACAATGAGCCGGGAGTTGTATATCACACAATAGGTGTAAACGGCGCTAAGATGACGGATTACATTAAATATCCTCTATTTTTCAAACAACTACCGATACTCGAACCCGACCTTATCATCCTATCTTTTGGAACAAATGAATCTTTCGGAAAAATGAGCGACACGGAGTATATCTTTCAGCTGAATGAGTTTATCAACAATATAAAAGCATATTGTAAAAATGCAACTATACTCGTAATGACCCCTCCTCCGTCTATGTTTCGAAAAGGCAGGCAAAACACATTCGTTGCCGACTATAGCGTTGCTCTTATGGGGATTAATTACCTACCGGTATGGGATTTATACTCACGCATGAGTGGCGATTCTGCCATCAGACCAAGAGGAGATTATGCATCGATGATAGCTCGCGACAAAGTACACTACACAACCGGCGGGTACGAAGCTCAGGGACAATTATTTATTTCTGATTTTCTTGACGCTTACAATAATTATAAAAGCAAATATGATAAGTAA